The DNA sequence TCGTGCGCGGCCAGGCCAAGTTCGAGACGACCGACGTCGTCTTCCGCCTGATCGGCGACTATGCCGAGACCGACGAGGCGTGCTGCGCCGCGCTCAACACCGGATCGGGCTTCGTGCTCTATCCCTCGGGCCGCGACACGACCACCGCGGGCGGCCTGCTCGGGCTCATCACCAGCAATCTGATCGAGGCGCTTTCCGCCAACCCGCTCGCCGGCGGCGCGGCGGGCCGCGACGGCATCGTCCGTCCGTTCGATCCCGAAGGGCGCCGGATGGCGACCTCGCCCAACCGCGACCTGACCGAGCGCGTCAAGGAATGGGGCGTCTCGGGCCAGCTCGACTGGGATCTCGGCGACGTCTCACTCACATCGATCACCTCGTGGCGCGACTGGAAGGCGACACGCAGCCAGGACATCGACTTCTCCGGCCTCGATCGCGCCTATCGCGACGGCTATCGTACCGGCCTCCGCGACTTCACGCAGGAGATCCGCCTCAAGGGCAGCGCGTTCGACGGCAAGCTCGACTGGCTGGTCGGCGGCTTCTACCTGAACGAGAAGCTGACGCTGACCGACACCGTCCGGTTCGGCACCCAGACCGACCAGTTCGTCGACGGTATCGTCAACCAGCTGACCCGCAGCGCGGCACTGCCGACGGGCGCGCAGCTGTTCGGCACATTGCCCGGCGTGCCGCTGATGGGCCAGGTGCTGCTCGCCAGCAATCCCACGCTCGCCGCCGCAGCAGCAGCCGGCGGGCCGGCGGTGCTCGCGACGTTCCTCCAGCCGATCCCGCGCACGCCCGACGGCGCGGGCCAGCAGGCCGACCGCTACACGGTGGATACCGAGGCGTTCGCGATCTTCACGCACAACATCATCAACATCACCGACAATGTCTCGCTCACGCTGGGCGTGCGCTGGAACCACGAGACGAAGGACATCAACGCCAACCTCAACGCCGCGGTCCCGGCATGCTCCTTCTGGCTCAACCCGAACGCCGCGCTCTATCGCCAGGCGCTCAACGCCGCGGGCCTGTTCAGCCTCGCGCACCTCTACACCTGCAACCCGACGATCAACTCGGAGTTCAACGGCACCTATAACGGCGACCGCAGCGAGAATGAGTTCACCGGCACCGCCAAGCTCGCGTTCAAGATCAGCGACGACGTGCTGTTCTATGGCGGCTATGACCGCGGCTACAAATCGGGCGGTTTCAATCTCGACCGCGGCTCGTTCGACTCGGTGCTGCTCGGCGGAAACGGCGCGCAGATCGCCGATCTGGAGTTCGACAACGAGACCGTCGACGCCTTCGAGGTCGGCTTCAAGACCAACCCGCTGCGCGGCTTCCAGTTCAACGCCGCGGCCTTCTACCAGGAGTTCAAGGGCTATCAGAACAACCAGTTCGAAGGGACGCGCTTCGTGGTGCGCAACTTCGACAAGGTGATCTCGAAGGGCATCGAGCTTGAATCGGTGATCCGTCCGACCTCGGACCTCACCTTCGCGCTCAACTACACGCTGCTCGAGACCGAGGTGCGCGATCCGCTCGCCGGTTCGGACAATGGCAAGCCGCTGACCAACTCGCCGCGCAACGTGATCACCGGCGCCATCACCTGGACGCCCCAGATCACCAACAATGTCGGCGCGCTGTTCCATGTCGACTGGCGCACCAACAGCGATTCCAACACGATCAACAACCCGATCGCCCGGCCGTTCACCACCAATGACGGCTACAGCATCGTCAATGCCCGCGTCGGCCTCAATTTCGGCGAAGGCGGCCGGTTCGGGATCGAGGCCTATGTCGAGAATCTGTTCGACACCTATTACAACATCACGTCTTTCCCGGTTCCCGAGCAGGGCAGCAGCTTCGCGGTCTACCCCTCGCCGCCGCGCTTCTATGGCGTGAAGGCGCGCGCCCGCTTCTAAAGCGGCGAAACGCGGCGAGCCGGGTCATAACGGCGACAGGAGGGCGCGTCCGGGAAACCGGGCGCGCCCTTGCCGATTATCCTCTCCTAGGAGAATCGGTACGGTCGGAATGCTCAGTGCGGGCGACCGCGTGTCGTGGAAATCGCCAGGAGGCACCGGAAAGAGCGAAGTTCTCCACAAACAAACGTCGGATATGGTCTTGAAAGGCCATCAAGTACGTGCATCGCGTGAAGAACCACAGTACATCGTTCGCAGCGACAACGGAGGGAAAGCAGCCCACACGCCGTCGGCGCTGACCAAGATTTGAGCCGGGGGCTAATTCACCGGTTCGCAGAGGAGAAAAAAATATGGCGGAAAAGAAGGCATCCGGCGGGGCCCGTGGCGGCATCGCGAAGCCCGTCACCCCCTCGGCCGACCTGGCCGCGATCGTTGGCGCCGGCCCGCTGCCGCGCAGCGAGATCGTCAGCAAGATGTGGGACCACATCAAGAAGAACAATCTCCAGAACCCCGCCAACAAGCGCGAGATCCTGGCCGACGACAAGCTGAAGAAGGTCTTCGGCGGCGACAAGGCGACGATGTTCGAACTGAACAAGCACATCGCCAAGCACGTCAGCTGACCGGTTCCGGCGGATGCGCCGGATCGACATGCAAGAAGCCCCCGAAGCAGCACGCTTCGGGGGCTTTTCTCTTGGATGGGGTGGCGCCCCGTCCCCCTGTTCAACGTCATCCGTAGCCGGGCGAGCTAGCCCCTCTCACCAGTTGAACCGCACCGAGCCGACCACGGTGCGCCCCGCGCCGAAATAGCAGCTGTTGTTGAACGGGCACGCGGTGACGTGGCGCGCGTCGAGCAGGTTGGCCGCGTTGACCGCCAGACTGATCCCCTCCAGCGCGCCGCTCGCCTTGCCGAGATCATAGCCGATCACCGCATCGACCAGCGTGAACGAGTCCGTGGTGAAGCGCTGGAAGGTCGCGAGGCCGTTGATCACGGCATATTGGGTGGTCCCGTCCGATCCGCCGACATAGCGCACCCCGCCGCCGAGCTTGAGGCCGCCGAGCGGGCCGGTGACCGCGGCGTTACGCCCGAAATCATAGGACACGAAGCTCGAGGCGAGCCATTCGGGCGTGCCGAGCTGGCGTGTGCCCGTCGTGGTCGGGACGGCGCCGGTGGTGGCGTTCGCGGGGATCGCCGGCACGCCCTGCGTGATGATCGCATCGGTGTAGCTGCCCGCCAGCACCACATCGAGACCGCGGACGATCTCGCCCCGCCCTTCCAGCTCTACGCCGCGCACGCGTACCTCGCCGATCTGGATCTGCGAATTGGCGGGGATGCCGTTGGTACCCGCCGCGGGGTCGCTCACCGGTACATTCTGCCGTCGCAGGTCGTAGACCGAGGCGGTAAAGATCGCATTGGTCCCTTGCGGCTGGAACTTGAGCCCCGCTTCATACTGGCGGCCGGTGACTGGCTCGAACGGCCGGCCGTCCCAGGTCGTGCCGGCCTGCGGCTCGAACGATTCCGAATAGCTGAAGAAGGGCGAGAGGCCGAACTCGAACTCATAGAGCGCACCGAGGCGCGCGGTAAAGGCGCTCTGCGAGAGGAAGGTCGCCGCACCGTTCGCACCCACCGCGAGCTTCTTGTTGCGCGTCGTCTGGTCGTACCAGTCGAACCGCCCGCTGGCGATCAGCTGGAGCCGGCCGATCGCGATCTGGTCCTGCAGATAGACGCCGACCTGCGTCCGCTTGCCATAGGTGTTGACATAGGCCGGCGACAGCACCGTCAGGTCGAAGCTCGGCAGCGTGCCGCCATAGACCGGGTTGAACAGGCTGAGATTGGGGATGCTGGTCAGCGGGTTGGCGCTGACCCCGGTGTTGAACTGCTGGAAATTCTCGCCGGTGATGTTCTGATAGTCGATGCCGGCCAGCACGTTATGCTGTATCGGACCGGTCGCGAACTTGGCGGCGAAATGGTTGTCGAGCGTCAGCATGTCGAAATCCTCATCCGCGCCGCCGCCGCCGCGGATGATCGTCGAATAGTCGCTGCTGAGGCCGTCAGCGGTCTTCGCGAAGCCCTGAACGTAGAGCTGGCGGTAGCTCAGCTCGTTATTCTGGAAGCGAAAGTTCGAGCGGAAGCTCAGACTGTCGTTGAACTCGTGGCGGAAGAAGACGGCGATCGCCTTCTGCTTGTGGTTGTAGCGCTCATAGCCGGGATCGCCGGTATTGATGTCGCGCGGCAGCTCGCCGAGCGGGTTGGGCAGCACCGAGCCATAGGCGGGAACGCCCGAATAGCCGCCGCCCGAGGGCGAATGCTGATAGGCCGCGAGCAAGGTCAGGCTGGTGCGGTCGGTCGGCGCGAAGGTCAGCATCGGGCTGACATGATAGCGCTCGGAGAAGGTGCCCTCGGTCAGCCCGTCGCTCTGCTGCCAGCCGCCGACGACGCGGAACAGCAGCCGGCCGTCCTTGTCGAGCGGCTGGTTGACATCCGCCACTGCGCGCAGCGTGTCGTAATTGCCCGCCTGCAGCTCGACCCGGCCGAACGCGGTCGCCTCGGGCAGCTTGCTGACCAGGTTGACGAGGCCGCCCGGGGTCGAGTTGCCATAGAGCACCGAGGCCGGGCCCTTGACGATGTCGATCCGCTCGATGCGGTTGAAGTCGATCTGCGGCATCGAATAGGGGCCGGCGAGCAGTCGCATGCCATCCTGGTACACGCCGGGCGCAAAGCCGCGCAGGATGAGCTGGTCGTAGCGCGTCACCATGCCGCCGCGCTGGTTGGGCGAGACGCCCGCGACATAGCCCAGCGCCTGGTTGATCGACTGGGCGTTGCGCAGTTCGAGCTCGGCGCCGTCGATCACGGTGATGCTCTGCGGGGTTTCCATCAACGGCGTGTCGGTCTTGGTGCCCGAGCCGGTGCCCTTGGTGTTGACGCCGGTGATGACGACCGTGTTGCCATCCTGCGCGGCGGCATCCTCGCCCTCGTTCGCCGCCACGATCGCCGGCACCGCCAGCGCGCATGCGATCAGCGCCGCGCGCGACAGACCCGTCGAAAACTTCCCATGGCGGCGAACGAACATCTGACACCCCTGCTATTGATAGTGATTCGCATGAGCCGTTAGGGGCCGTACGCGTTTGTTGCAAGCGCGAAAGGACGGCGCGGCGAGCTGGTGCGCTGGCCGGACGGTGGAATATCATGTCGGGAAAAGTGGTGACCCCGGCGCGATTCGAACGCGCGGCCCTCAGATTAGGAATCTGATGCTCTATCCTGCTGAGCTACGGAGTCACTCGCGCCCCAATAACCGGGTTTGGGAGGCGTGGCCAACCCCTGTTTACAGGGGCAGCAAGCGTCAGTTGCGCTGCTCGGGCGGCACCACGGGCAAGGGCAATGGCGCGACCGGCACGCCCTCCTCGATCAGCGCCTTGGCCTCCGCGACGCTGGCCTGGCCGTGGATCGGGGCATGCGCCTCGTCGCCGAGATGCATCGCGCGCGCCTTGTCGGCAAAGGCGAGGCCGACCCATTTCGAGCCTTCGAGCATTTTCGCCTGCGCCTCGGCCAACGCGGCCATCACCTGCCGCGGGTCGGGCTTGCCGGGCGTCGGCGGCGCATCGGCGCGGCGGTTGCCCTTGGCGGCGACGTTGGGCGCCATCACCGCCTTGTCGATCGCGGTGTCGCCGCACAGGGGGCAGGCTACCAGCGCCTGCTCGCGCTGGCGTTCATAGTCGGCGCTCGATCCGAACCA is a window from the Sphingomonas sp. BT-65 genome containing:
- a CDS encoding DUF1178 family protein codes for the protein MIVFDLRCTTGHVFEAWFGSSADYERQREQALVACPLCGDTAIDKAVMAPNVAAKGNRRADAPPTPGKPDPRQVMAALAEAQAKMLEGSKWVGLAFADKARAMHLGDEAHAPIHGQASVAEAKALIEEGVPVAPLPLPVVPPEQRN
- a CDS encoding TonB-dependent receptor; protein product: MRKFQLLTASAIALMATTPAFAQETPAPTPEETSPADEGEVVVTATGRAQVAQDVPIAVSVVGAEQLENTGASDIRGLRQVTPSLQVTTGQSAATGVVLRIRGIGTAGDNPGFEPAVGVFIDGVFRARAGVALADLPPIDRVEVLRGPQGTLFGRNTSAGALSITTQGPSFDLGGYVEGSYGNYNEIEVKAGLTGGVSEQLALRVDGGYHKRDGYITDPNTGRDFNNVDRWFVRGQAKFETTDVVFRLIGDYAETDEACCAALNTGSGFVLYPSGRDTTTAGGLLGLITSNLIEALSANPLAGGAAGRDGIVRPFDPEGRRMATSPNRDLTERVKEWGVSGQLDWDLGDVSLTSITSWRDWKATRSQDIDFSGLDRAYRDGYRTGLRDFTQEIRLKGSAFDGKLDWLVGGFYLNEKLTLTDTVRFGTQTDQFVDGIVNQLTRSAALPTGAQLFGTLPGVPLMGQVLLASNPTLAAAAAAGGPAVLATFLQPIPRTPDGAGQQADRYTVDTEAFAIFTHNIINITDNVSLTLGVRWNHETKDINANLNAAVPACSFWLNPNAALYRQALNAAGLFSLAHLYTCNPTINSEFNGTYNGDRSENEFTGTAKLAFKISDDVLFYGGYDRGYKSGGFNLDRGSFDSVLLGGNGAQIADLEFDNETVDAFEVGFKTNPLRGFQFNAAAFYQEFKGYQNNQFEGTRFVVRNFDKVISKGIELESVIRPTSDLTFALNYTLLETEVRDPLAGSDNGKPLTNSPRNVITGAITWTPQITNNVGALFHVDWRTNSDSNTINNPIARPFTTNDGYSIVNARVGLNFGEGGRFGIEAYVENLFDTYYNITSFPVPEQGSSFAVYPSPPRFYGVKARARF
- a CDS encoding DUF2945 domain-containing protein, with amino-acid sequence MLSAGDRVSWKSPGGTGKSEVLHKQTSDMVLKGHQVRASREEPQYIVRSDNGGKAAHTPSALTKI
- a CDS encoding TonB-dependent siderophore receptor, translating into MFVRRHGKFSTGLSRAALIACALAVPAIVAANEGEDAAAQDGNTVVITGVNTKGTGSGTKTDTPLMETPQSITVIDGAELELRNAQSINQALGYVAGVSPNQRGGMVTRYDQLILRGFAPGVYQDGMRLLAGPYSMPQIDFNRIERIDIVKGPASVLYGNSTPGGLVNLVSKLPEATAFGRVELQAGNYDTLRAVADVNQPLDKDGRLLFRVVGGWQQSDGLTEGTFSERYHVSPMLTFAPTDRTSLTLLAAYQHSPSGGGYSGVPAYGSVLPNPLGELPRDINTGDPGYERYNHKQKAIAVFFRHEFNDSLSFRSNFRFQNNELSYRQLYVQGFAKTADGLSSDYSTIIRGGGGADEDFDMLTLDNHFAAKFATGPIQHNVLAGIDYQNITGENFQQFNTGVSANPLTSIPNLSLFNPVYGGTLPSFDLTVLSPAYVNTYGKRTQVGVYLQDQIAIGRLQLIASGRFDWYDQTTRNKKLAVGANGAATFLSQSAFTARLGALYEFEFGLSPFFSYSESFEPQAGTTWDGRPFEPVTGRQYEAGLKFQPQGTNAIFTASVYDLRRQNVPVSDPAAGTNGIPANSQIQIGEVRVRGVELEGRGEIVRGLDVVLAGSYTDAIITQGVPAIPANATTGAVPTTTGTRQLGTPEWLASSFVSYDFGRNAAVTGPLGGLKLGGGVRYVGGSDGTTQYAVINGLATFQRFTTDSFTLVDAVIGYDLGKASGALEGISLAVNAANLLDARHVTACPFNNSCYFGAGRTVVGSVRFNW
- a CDS encoding SWIB/MDM2 domain-containing protein, yielding MAEKKASGGARGGIAKPVTPSADLAAIVGAGPLPRSEIVSKMWDHIKKNNLQNPANKREILADDKLKKVFGGDKATMFELNKHIAKHVS